In one window of Arachis ipaensis cultivar K30076 chromosome B06, Araip1.1, whole genome shotgun sequence DNA:
- the LOC107605103 gene encoding shewanella-like protein phosphatase 2 codes for MGGEEEAETQTSICKDALQNPNPSISRSLPPLPTRLPSPSRLIAVGDLHGDLDKTKQALRLAGLIDASDRYVGGSATVVQVGDVLDRGGDELKILYFLEKLKREAARSGGKIITMNGNHEIMNVEGDFRFVTKTALDEFRVWEQWFSVGNKMKGLCQGLETPTDPFKGVPMSFHGVRREFFDGFRARAAALRPNGPISSRFLSQNVTVLVVGDSVFVHGGLLPQHVDYGLERINEEVRDWINGSSGKFSPQYCRGRNAVVWLRKFSNEVAQNCDCATLEHVLKTVPGAKRMIMGHTIQTAGINGACENRAIRIDVGMSRGCGGGLPEVLEISKNSGLRILTSNPLYQNMGNAGLNVGKEELLIPAHGGLREVEVKA; via the coding sequence ATGGGAGGGGAAGAAGAGGCCGAGACCCAAACCTCCATCTGCAAAGACGCGCTACAAAACCCTAACCCTTCAATTTCCCGCTCCCTACCGCCATTACCCACCCGGCTGCCCTCTCCGAGCCGCCTGATCGCCGTCGGCGATCTCCATGGCGACCTCGACAAGACGAAGCAGGCACTACGCCTGGCAGGCCTTATCGACGCCTCTGACCGCTACGTAGGGGGCTCCGCCACCGTCGTCCAGGTCGGCGATGTCCTTGACCGCGGCGGCGACGAGCTCAAGATCCTCTACTTCCTCGAGAAGCTGAAACGCGAGGCGGCCCGCAGCGGCGGCAAGATCATCACCATGAACGGCAACCACGAGATCATGAACGTTGAGGGTGATTTCCGCTTTGTAACGAAAACAGCTCTAGATGAATTTAGGGTTTGGGAGCAGTGGTTCAGTGTTGGTAACAAAATGAAGGGCCTCTGCCAAGGTTTAGAAACCCCCACAGACCCATTCAAAGGGGTTCCTATGTCATTTCACGGTGTGAGAAGAGAGTTCTTCGACGGGTTTCGAGCCCGGGCTGCGGCCCTGCGGCCTAACGGCCCAATTTCGAGTAGGTTTCTGTCGCAGAATGTAACTGTCTTGGTTGTTGGGGATTCCGTTTTTGTTCACGGAGGGTTGTTGCCGCAGCATGTTGATTACGGTTTGGAGAGGATCAATGAGGAAGTTAGGGATTGGATTAATGGCTCCTCGGGGAAGTTTTCGCCGCAGTATTGCAGGGGGAGGAATGCTGTCGTTTGGTTGAGGAAATTCTCAAATGAGGTTGCTCAGAATTGCGATTGTGCGACTCTTGAGCATGTTCTGAAGACGGTCCCTGGTGCGAAGAGGATGATCATGGGACACACAATTCAGACGGCTGGTATTAATGGTGCCTGCGAGAACAGAGCTATTCGGATCGATGTGGGCATGTCGAGGGGGTGTGGTGGTGGTTTGCCTGAGGTTTTGGAGATAAGTAAGAATTCTGGGTTGCGGATATTGACTTCGAATCCATTGTACCAGAATATGGGCAATGCTGGGTTAAATGTGGGTAAGGAAGAATTGTTGATTCCTGCACATGGTGGACTTAGGGAGGTAGAAGTTAAAGCTTGA
- the LOC107647486 gene encoding high affinity nitrate transporter 2.7 — MQPEHYFSEKSSFPVAVDEDDKATEFRPLSAARPHMLTFHLAWLNLFSCFFSTFSIPPLLPIIREDLKLTAAEIGAAGTASFAGSIFSRLLMGPTCDLVGPRIASGTLSLLTAPIILATSLASTPTSFIAVRFLVGFCLANFVSSQFWMSSMFSGNVVGLANGVVAGWANVGSGVTQLVMPVVYSLFISLFNLPSSTAWRLSFIIPAIFQATTGTLVLLYGQDLPSSNHNTKRGTNRKESVFVVVVRGLSNYRGWVLGLLYASSFGMELTMDNIIAEYFYDRFGVNVQTAGTIAACFGMANVFSRPMGGVMSDRMGKRFGMRGRLWGVWAVQTVAGLLCVLLGRVDSLWSSVLVMCCFSVFVQAASGLIFGVVPFVSKRLAAIFSLHQIYFFVFQLNL, encoded by the exons ATGCAACCTGAGCATTACTTCTCGGAGAAGTCCTCGTTCCCCGTTGCCGTCGATGAGGACGACAAAGCCACCGAGTTCCGTCCGCTCTCGGCAGCGCGGCCACACATGCTTACCTTCCACCTGGCATGGCTGAACCTCTTCTCCTGCTTCTTCTCCACCTTTTCCATTCCCCCACTCCTTCCGATCATCCGTGAAGACCTCAAACTCACCGCCGCGGAAATAGGCGCCGCTGGCACCGCCTCCTTTGCGGGCTCCATCTTCTCCCGCCTCCTCATGGGACCCACCTGTGACCTCGTCGGCCCCCGCATAGCCTCTGGCACGCTCTCCCTCCTCACCGCCCCAATCATCCTCGCTACCTCCCTGGCCTCCACACCCACCTCCTTCATCGCCGTCCGCTTCCTCGTCGGTTTCTGCCTCGCTAATTTTGTCTCCAGCCAGTTCTGGATGAGCTCCATGTTCTCCGGCAACGTCGTCGGCCTCGCCAACGGCGTTGTCGCAGGCTGGGCCAACGTCGGCTCTGGCGTGACCCAACTCGTCATGCCCGTCGTCTACTCCCTCTTCATCTCACTATTCAACCTCCCTTCCTCCACCGCATGGCGCTTATCATTCATAATCCCGGCAATTTTCCAAGCCACCACCGGAACCTTGGTTTTGTTATACGGTCAAGATCTCCCTTCTAGTAACCACAACACCAAGAGAG GTACTAATCGAAAGGAGAGTGTATTTGTTGTTGTGGTGCGTGGGTTGTCGAATTACAGAGGATGGGTTCTGGGACTGCTGTATGCGTCGTCGTTTGGGATGGAGCTTACAATGGACAACATAATAGCGGAGTATTTCTATGACAGGTTCGGGGTGAATGTTCAGACGGCGGGGACCATAGCGGCGTGTTTTGGGATGGCGAATGTGTTTTCGAGGCCAATGGGTGGAGTGATGTCTGACAGGATGGGAAAGAGGTTCGGGATGAGAGGGAGGCTTTGGGGGGTGTGGGCGGTTCAGACGGTGGCCGGTTTGCTGTGTGTGTTGCTAGGCCGAGTTGACTCGCTTTGGAGCTCGGTGCTTGTTATGTGCTGCTTTTCAGTGTTTGTTCAAGCCGCTTCTGGCCTCATCTTTGGCGTGGTTCCTTTCGTTTCCAAGAGGTTAGCTGCTATATTCTCGCttcatcaaatttatttttttgtttttcaattgaATCTTtaa